In Monodelphis domestica isolate mMonDom1 chromosome 1, mMonDom1.pri, whole genome shotgun sequence, the sequence CATCTGAGGCCTAGTTGGGCCTCCTTGGCCCATATCTATGAGAGGTCTTCAAGCTCAGAGCAGACCTGCTCCTGCAGAAGCTCAAGTCAAGGTTTCACCTGCCTGTCCCAGATCTTTTCTGAGAagttctccttctccctttcctccagGTTTTGACACTTGTGTCCTTGGAGGACGGTGATGGGACCCTGCACAGAGACTATGGAAGGCTGACGGGTTCCCGGGTGGTCTGGGCATCACAGGACCCCATGGACACTCACCAAGTTCTTGGCCATCATGTCGGCCCCGTGCAGAAGCAGCATCTTAATGATCCTGTAGCGGTTAAGGCGTACGGCGTCGTGGAGGGCGCTGTCTCCCTCCTAGAGCAAGTGCTAGGATCAGGGTCCACCATGAAAGccattggggtgggggtggggggaaatgaCTCACCAGAGGGGAGTGAGGGTCAAGGGGAAAGCCCTGCGCAGCCCAACCCGAAGCCCGGTCCCAGAGGCCCGAGAATGGATGGTAAGAAGCCGGAGACCTCTGAGAACAAGACCCTTCTCCCAGATCCTGTGGCCCCAGGCCAGAGACGGAGGGGGAATTAGGGGACACGCACCCTGTCCTTGGAATTGATATCCACTCCCATGGAGAGAAAGTACTCCACAACGTCGATGTGTCCCGTACGGCAGGCCACGTGGAGGGGAGTGCTCAGGAGCTGGGGAAGAAATAATTCCTGGCTGAGGAGAACACCCGAGCTGTGCTGGGTCCTGGGCAGGCCCCGTCCTGGCTCCGGATCTGTCTCTTCAGTaacagggtcacactgctgggctACGAAACCCCCCACTTTTCTTCCTGGAGCCCCAGGCCCAAGGTTGGGGCTGAGGAGGGGCAAGGATGGAGGCTGACATTCTGCCACTTTCTGGGCGCTTATCTAGACAGTTCTGTTCCATGTGAATGTCTCCCAAAGGATGCTGAAGGGAGCGCTCACAATCCTCTCCTCTTCAGGAGGCTGTGCCCAGGCGTGCCCAGGCAGTGGGGGAACCAGGGCAGGGTGACAAAGGTTTGCCCCAAGGAACTGGCATCCAGGGGAAGTCAGATGGCACAAACCCAAACTGTCTAAGCCGGGTCTCGCATGACCCACCGAGATGATCTCCTGGGGCCATTCTTCCTCCCCAGCACTGGGGCCAAACTGGGGTGTCCGTACTCCACGTTTGGACGATTCATGCCCACCCTCGTGCTGTTTTTGTGCCCGTGGGAACAATCTCTAGTTATTCTCGAGAGCTCTGAGCGACAGATGCCTTTGGGGCTGGGGAGGCCTGGGGTGGCTCCCTCAAGGAACCAGGCTAACTTTCTGCGTCTGTCTTTGTTTCACTTCCCCCACTTCCTTCTGCCTTCACAGCCCCCCAATGGCTGCCCAGCCTTTACCTTGTCGCGCACATTGAGGTTGGCCCCGCGGCTCTGCAGAAGCTTCACCACTTCCAGGTGGCCTCCTCGGCAAGCCCAGTGTACCGCCGTGCAGTCTAGCTAGGTGGGCACAGACACCCCGAGAGAAAGAAGAATTGACGTGGCAGGTCCCGCGGCTCCCGATTCCTCCCCCAAAAAGCTTGACAAGGTGGGAGTTGACCACTGGCACAGGTAGGAGAACTCTTGGGGAGACAGAAGGGGGCAGGAGCGAGAAGCCTTGCCCTTGGGGATCAAGAGGGGCGCCCTGACAAGGCCTCTTCTGTCTCCTTCTCCAAGATGGCACCAGGATCAGTGTTCAGGCTTACTCACCAAGCTCCAGTCCATACCCGAGAAAGCCACAAAGGGGAGGGCATTAGGGCACCCTTGCCCAGGACACTCAGACTCTCACTCACCCGGTCCTGAAAGTCCACCGTGGCTCCAGTGTCCAACAGCTTCTGCAGGATATCCATGTGGCCTTCCAGGGAGGCCCGATGAAGGGCTGTCCGGCGAAACTGTCCACCAGAGACCCCCCATGACCCAGAGCCTGGACACCAGCCCCCAGCCCTGGGTAAACTGCTTAGATGAGCTAAAGGCCCAGCTTTATGCCAGCTGGGGGCCTTTAGGCCTCCTAGCCTTCCTCCTGTTTTAGTCAACCCCAACACTCCTTGGGGAAGTGAAATTTCATTGACACTAATGGCCTCCTGGGGTCCAGTTTCTAGAGTTTAGTGCCTTCAAGGCTACTTCCTTGCCTTCTCCCCGCCTCCCACCCTGCTACCCTGCCGGGTCCCTTCAGCTGGTGGCTTCCATGAGAGTAAAGACTAAACTGAATTGAGTCTCTGCTGTCTGGAAAGGTTGATCTTTGGCCAGACTAGAGGGCTTTCTGTATGGTGAGAAGGAACATTAACTTGTTCATGAAACTTGGAACTATGAGAAACAAGAGGATTCCCTCGTGGTTGGAAAAAGTAGAtttcaaacaattaaaaatattttttaaatagacaaGAAGTAATCATGATCACTCTTATAAGTgttgggcttaaaaaaaaatgcaacccaGGAAGTTTTATTACTGTCTTCCTCATAATGATACTGTGAGCCAAGCTACAGTATACTACTTTTATACATTAAGAAACCAAGACAAGGGCAGTGAAGGGGCTccatagagagccaggtctgcacacatgaggtcctgggttcaaatgtggcctcaaattcttcctagctgtacactctgggcaagtcacttaacccctattgcctggtccttaccactcttctttagaaccaatacacagtattgattccaagatggaaggtaagggtttaaaaaaaaaggtaagaaagaaagaaacaggaggAGGCTAGGCGTCTTGCATAAGGCTACATTACTTAGCAACAGATTCTGGAGCACATAGGGAAAGGCACTGgatttcattggtgtaaggaGCCTCCTCTACCTGTTTAAGCTcttatatataatctttttttttttaactcttactttccatctcagaatcaatactgtttatggattccaagacagaagagcagtaagggctaggaagtgggagttaagtgacttgctcagagtcacatagctaggaagtgtctgagctcaaattCGAACCTGAGACTTCTcatttctaagcctggttctcaatccactgagctatgtagCTACctcctaacttaaaaaaaaatcttaagagaGTTACCTAAAGAAATGGAGTCAACTCAAATAGGATCctacattgacttagaaaaccacctTTTACCATTATCTATGTTAtacagtatttttatttattttgttaaacatttcccaattacatttttaatctgGCTGGGCAGCGCTCTAGTGTTGCTGGCCTCCAGCACatcaaaggcaaaaacaaaaagaaaaaaaaacttcttggtTGCGAGGTCATTTCTCTATCAACTAGGTCATACTGCCCCTCCTTTTATCCTCATAGCAATACTAAGAGATCTCATTTATTGGATGACCTAAGGCTTTCGGGATTATTAATATCTATTATCTCCCCTATGCCTCATAATTACCCTGTGATATAGGCATGGTGAGTATGGgtgcctcattttacaagtaaggaagcTGAGGAAGAGGTTAAGTTACACATGAGGAAGCCTCAGAGGCCTAAATTGAGgtctataccacactgcctcttttTATTATACTGAATAAAAATTATTCCTTATAAAATCAGTTTATGTTCCCCAagagtttctatttctttcttttttaaaagctcttaccttctgtcttagtagtaATTCTAACCCTTACatcttctcttagaatcaatactgagtattggttgtgagacagaagagcagtaagggctagccagtTGGGGCTAAGCGACTAGTGCTCTAGCCATTCTGAGCTGCCCTTTCTCAAGAGTCTCAGAAAGGATTTGGAAACTGTATGGTGATGGTATAATGGGACACACTTCTAAACTTTTTTATAAAGCCTCGTCCAACTCTGGAGTTAAAATTCAATGACAATTAAATTTTCCTTAAAAGGAAAGGTTTCTCCCCCCTACATCTGTCAGAGACAGATTCTTCACCTTGAAACAATGGGGCCTGATGGTAGTCCTAAAGCTTGAAGGGGCTTGAGGTGGGTGCCATTACCTCATCACAGGTATCAGCAGAGCCCCCATCTGCCAGGAACTTCTCAATAATGTTCATTTTCCCCTCCACAGCAGCTTTCAGGAACATCTCCTCTTCTATGGATCCAGTCTGTGATAAAGACCTCAGTCACACAGGGCTCACTTCACTCATCAGCAGAAGTATATCTCTGCTGTTCTTCCCAAGCTAGGAGTGTAACCCAGGTTACAAGCCTGAAACTTCTGCCTAAGGCTCTCCTCAATGGTGGAAAGAATGGTGACTCCACCAAGGACTAGAATGGCATTCACTTTCTCTCAAAGCAGGAATGGAaaatgtctgtctgtctttaaaaacccttacttgttgtcttagtaacaactctgaaatgaaggggcaagggctaggaaaaagaggttaagtgatttgcccaaggccacacaagcTAGGAATGTGTCTCTTCTCTCCAAAATTTCTTGTACCAATTCTGTCCCTCATATAAGTAAGCATCTTTAAGTTGTCCTCTTTTCCATTGAGGAGAATCTTAGGAAAAATATTCCACAATTGAAATCTGGGTTAGATCAGAGTCATTTTCCCCAGCCTTTGGTGATGGAAAGCTAGCATCATTCTCTTCTCTCAGTCCCTCCCTATGCCCGTGTTCTGTCTGAATCATGCATTTTTTCTTACACATTTCCCCATCCTcatttttgcctcattttgagATTTCCAGATTCTCTCTTACAATTTCCTGAGGTTCAGGTGGAGGCTCTGGGGGCAGGGTCAatgcctctctcttcttctgtttCCGTTTCTTTCGAAGCTCGATGAGGTTCTGGATCCCACCCACATCAATGATCTCTCGTCGAAGATCCAGGGATGTCTTTCGTACCCTCTCTTGGCCCTGTGTTCAGAGCAGAGACTCTGTCTATTAAGTGTCAAGGGAAACTTGAGAGAAGTAAGATGGAGatgggttttctttttcctacttctttGGAGAAAACCTTTGGCTCCAGGTTGTTTCTCTCTTCATCCTCACAGTCCTCCCCTCTAGCTCCTGTTTTGAGTTTGGGGGAACCTAGGGTCAGTCTAGCCCTGAAGGCTTAAttccttctcatcttttcttacaGAACTGCAGATTCTGAGTAGCAGAAACCTTAGAGCCCATCCTGTTCagtctgctcattttacagatgagaaaacttagactaagaataaaatatgaagtaACTTTCCCCAGGTCACAAAAGCAAGTGGCAGACTGAGAACTTGAATCTAAGTTCTTTCTGACTACATTCAATGAACTTTCCACCACACCAAAGTTCttcaaaaggaaatgaatttcCATGTCTCCCCTCTTCTTCTTAGGTTTAGAAAAAAGCAAATGGATCTTGAATATGCCATAGAGTCAAAGAAGAATTGAAATAACTGATGAGAGGGGGTCCTAGTCATCCCTGGGGAACAAAAACAAGGGGTCAAGGACTGGCTATGGGCACTAGGACTGGGAAGTGGTCTCCAGACCCAGCTACCTAGCTGCAAGGTCTAAGCTCCCAGAAGACAACTTAGCTCTTTGGGCCTCCCTGGCTCTTACCTTGACCTTTTGTAGTGCCAGGTTCTGGGCCCCATGGTGCTTCTCATTCTCCAACACCAGCATGTCCATCTGCATTGACCCAGGCTTCATGTTTGAGGTACTCTGGAGTTTCTGGTAAAGGAGATCAAAACTCAGATCCAACTCTTAGAAAAGTAACTTTCTCTGgaattttatctcttccttagtTCAATGATGGTCTCATAACTGCTTTCATGATTttaacctttggagaattttccACTTgggacataataataatagctaacgtGTATCTATTAATTTATCTGttaatctgagttcaaatccagtcagtagtgagaccctgggcaagtcacttgaccctgtttacctcagttttctcatctgaaaaatgagctggagaaggaaaatggcaaaccactccagcatctttgtcaagaaaaccccaaatggggtcatgaagagtcagatatgattgaacaacaacgATAACAACAAATAGTACTTTTCCCATTGTGCCAGGCTGGATGAATCTCATTTTAATGGCACCAAATGAAAAAAAGCAGCCTCTAATTAGTACATTCCTCAGATAAACTCAGCATTCCTGATTTCCTTTTTCCTGCTCTACAAACAGGGCCTTTTCATCTTCATAACTGCTCCAGAGTTCaaactctctctcttttaatcctTCTTTCTTTGGCATCCAAATGGATCAGTGGATAGTGTAccagacttggagtaaggaagacctgagttagaaTCCTGACTGAGACACTTCCTTAGTTGGTTgcccctggcaagtcatttacctctcaCTGCTtcagcttcatctgtaaaacagagataatgatagcatctacctcaaGGGGTGgttttaaggattaaatgaggtatctgtaaaatgctttgcaaagctcaaagcactttataaatgctagctattatcattattattttaaataatcccatttctttccaagaataataaaaataacgaAAATAACATATATGCtaggtgctttacaattattatttcatttgatcctcataaaaaccttgaGAGTGTGGTgttattattttacagagaaacttaggcaaacagaggtcaagtgacttgcccaggatcacactgctaataagtgcttgaggtcagatatgaattcaggtcttcctgactccaggcctggctttcaagcTGTTGCATTGCCCAGCTGCCCATAACATGAGGGAAATATCTGGCTGCCTTGTGTGCCCCCTCCTTAGCGCAATCTACATCCCTCCTTACACCACCCAGCAATGTCCCAAGGTCCGAAGAGTTCTCAGAATGAAATCTCAGGTCACAGATTAAGGAACCTAAAATCAGGgactggatcaaaggtcaggagTAATCCGGGATATAAAactaatttgaggataagaagaaaagacGTAGCGTTTCTAGGTCTGGGAGAATCACATCCTGGCATGTGCTGGAGCAATCATGGCAGTAAAGAAGCCAGAAACTAGAGGGAGACATTTCTTGGACTCTCACATTTCCTGTTTGTCCTGTCTCTCCGCAAtgaaccctttccttcttcctctcctaacTCAGGGCAATGATTAATGAATTATTAGGTAACTGCTGTAGACTCAGACCAACTGTGTGGGTGGAAGAATAAGATGTTTTGTAGTTCTTAATAAAGATGTCCTACTCTGGTGGTGCCACATATAGGTGActgggttctcaaaggctatgGCAGAAGAGTTCAAGCATTAGTAAGCTTTATTCAAGGCATTATCAAGGCTGGAGAGGTTCATTACAGGGTTAATGACACATTGATTAGTTTTTTCCTAAGcagagaactctctctctctctcttttttttttaaacccttaccttctgtgttacagtcaatacagtgtattggttctaaggcagaagaatgagtGAGGGTCAGAgcaatggggattgagtgacttacccaggatcccacagcaAATGtctgtgaggccagatttgaacctaggccctcttgtctctagaccagtctctctattccctgagccaccctgctgccctcAAACCatagattcttttttccccctacttttgaaaaattttatttaattaattaatttagaatatttttctatgtttacaagattcatgctctttccctcccctccctccatccttctcctgtagccgacgcgcaattccactgtcAAACCATAGATTCTTGAgtctgagatggaagggacctcaggtcATCTAATACAATTTTCATCTAAGGAACACTTGCTTCCATGCCATTCCTGTTAATCAGTTATTCAACTCTTGCTGGAAGGCCTCCAGTAAGAGAGAATCCACTGCCTGTCTAGGTAGCCCATTCTATATTTGGTGAGCTCTGATCGAACTAGGGATGTTTCCATTCTTCCATTGCAGCAGTCCTTGGTATATCTGTGCACACTGCTATCAAGGTAATGGACTGCTACAGTGGGATAAAGAGCTCAGACTCCACGACTgagctaaaaaataaataaaaacaagggaAGAGACAGAATGTTGGTTTCGAAAATTAGGCAGCCTATAGATACATATTTTTGCCCATTCTCAAAAAGTCTCATTTTGTGTTCCTCCTTTAACGGAGAAT encodes:
- the ANKRD2 gene encoding ankyrin repeat domain-containing protein 2 — translated: MASSEDVQRATSSEDVQRATELIEQRLAQEEESQKLQSTSNMKPGSMQMDMLVLENEKHHGAQNLALQKVKGQERVRKTSLDLRREIIDVGGIQNLIELRKKRKQKKREALTLPPEPPPEPQEITGSIEEEMFLKAAVEGKMNIIEKFLADGGSADTCDEFRRTALHRASLEGHMDILQKLLDTGATVDFQDRLDCTAVHWACRGGHLEVVKLLQSRGANLNVRDKLLSTPLHVACRTGHIDVVEYFLSMGVDINSKDREGDSALHDAVRLNRYRIIKMLLLHGADMMAKNLAGKTPTDLVQLWQADTRHALEHPEPEPSLGQNGLEGVAETPQAVSSQ